In the genome of Phragmites australis chromosome 9, lpPhrAust1.1, whole genome shotgun sequence, the window TGTTACCCTTACCGAGATAAACTTTTTTGTGAAATCTAAATGATTTAAGCGCAGATTCTGAATATCGAAGGCCAAGGAAAAACAAAAGGTTAAATTACAGTAATTGATCAATTACCTGCGACGTTGATGTTCTCGACGATGTAGAGGACATTGTCGTGGTTGATCTCGCCCTTCCTCTCGGCCTCCAGGATATGGTCCATGGCGCACCTGATTTCACCGGTCTGTGCCATCACCTTCCTGCAAAGTCATACAGCAGCATCcatgttagtttctgaattGAACAGGCCATCTGCAGTGACGAAGTGAACAAGCCATATTTTTTAAGAAGTTGGGTTTATTTATGTTCCAACGTACATGCTGCATGTTTGTGGATGGCACGATTGACTTATTCATCCAATTGAGGGTATTATTTAACTCGGGCATTATTGGGTTCCTGAGGCCCTACCGGCAAGAAGCTAAAGGATTCAATTAGCCACCTTTTTTTCAActtgtcatgcatgcatgttagtCTTACAGTACTTGCTGTATTGCATTTGTGGTACTGCGCTCTGTAATCCCTTTGCTAATAGAAAAAAGAGCTGGTGCAGTTCAAGAAGAGCCCATCCGATCTTGTACTAGATTACACAGAGGgaataaaagtttttttttaggtTACGATCGAAACTCTATAAGCTCAGACAAGTGTAACATACTGCTCCAGTATATACTAGGATTTCTGACTCTGTCGGTGCACCCGTGGCTAAATAGGACTTTGCCCAAATTCTAAGCTTTCGACCCATGCGGAAAgcaaagctagctagctagctagcctcATCTTTGAAAGCTTATCTGCCGCAATGATGTATTGCGGTTCACATACTGACCAACATTTGCAGAGCCAGAGACTAAAAGCAAAAGCCTGAAAAGAGGCAGGCAGACCGTAATATTGCATGACTTGTTCAACAGCCAATGGACAAATCTTGAGTACCTTTCACTATCTcctgaaaaatataattttttgtatGGTACTTGATAATGACAAGTTGGTTGTTATCCCGTGCGATATTTTACTTTCTAGGCGCCTAATCAGACTGGATCCACGTCCTAAGCAATCCAATTGGCTTTCAAACTAGTTTCAACTGTTTAGGCAACAATGACATATGGTTGGCTTACTTTGCCGGTTCGATCACAAAAGTCCAATTTTGCTCAACAACCTGCAGCTAGAAAATTTGACTCGGCTCTTCGTCCTTTGCTAACATACAAGATGTCACATCCATCCTTCCACCTCACCCATCGATCGATGCAAATGCATTATAGCAGTACCAATGCAAATCGTCAACGACCACCCACCCTCCAGATGCAACCAATACAACATGCGCAATCGATCGGCCTACTCAAGATTAGTAAATtactagtagtagtagtagtagtaatgGAGGTACTCACTTGCGCTCCTGGACGAAGTGGTCCTCGAAGACCTTCATCCGGCGAGTCTTGAGGTCGTGGCAGCGCTTGAGGTAGCCGCGGAGGAAGGGGCGGAGGACGGGGATGAAGTCGCCGTAGTTGTACTCGAAGCTCTGCGAAAGTCGGCTGCGCTCCGCATTGAGCGCCTTGAGCTTTGTGAACAGCGGATCCTCCTCGCTCTCGAACCGCCGGTCGAACATGATGCGGAACATGTCGTTGTACATCATCAGCTGCAACCTGCGGCGGATGACCACGCCCTCAGTCGCCGCCGCGGGGCTGCGCTTCACGTCCTCCACCACCAggcgggcctcctcctcccacccGGCGCGGTTCTGCGCCACCACCTTGTTGGTGAAGAAGGGCACGGTCATGATCCGCCGCATCTTGCGCCAGTGTTCGCCGTACACCGTGAACACCATGTCCTGGCCCTTGCCGGTGAAGATGTCGAAGACGACGTTGCGAGTGCGGGAGCCGAACTCGACGCCCTGGGTGTGGAGGACCTCCTTGGCGAGCTCCGGGGTGGAGACGACCACCAGGTTGCGGACGCCCATGCGGAGGAGGAAGATGTCGCCGAACCGCTTCGCCATGGTCATCAGGTTGCGGTGGTTCAGGTCGTCGCCGACCTGGAGCCAGTTGCCCACGATGGGGGCGCCGGGGGGCCCGGGCGGGAGGCGTAACCGCTTGCCGGTCAGCTTCGCGACGGCGATGGCCAGCACTGCCGCCGCGAAGAGGCCCAGGAGGGCCTTCTCCAGGAGGGCGAGGTCCATGGGGGTAGGTGGACTGTGTGGCTCTGACGCTCTGTTTGGTTGCTGCCTGGGGCGGAGGCGATGGAAATATGGGGAGGAATTATGGGGATTttatagccatggaggaaggggATTAGTTTCTGTTTGTTTGGGGGTTGGTACAGCAAATGGTGCTGTGGGCCCACAAAAGCGCACAAACATTATTGCTAGTTAGCAGCAGGGAGAGGGCCCAAAGGGGATTCAGACTAGATTGATCGTAGTAGGTGAACAAGAAAGCAAATGCTTTTTTTCTTGCGAGGACAACAAAAATCCATAAACAACCCGTGGAAAAAGCTTATGATACATTAGACAATTCTTAATAACCCTAGAAAGAGGCGTGTGCTCCTTTCTGCCTACCATCTTCCTCCAATTTGCCTTTTTCCCCAACCGATCAACCCTGAAGCGCGGTCATGTTGCCGAGGATTTGGAGTTGATCGGTTGCACATGCCTTGCGCGAGTCGAGTGGCAAGCATGCGGCCACCTACCACGCCCGTCATCCCATGCCTTGGTCAAACCTCTCAACTTTGGACTTGCCAACTTTACTACAGTACCTGCGTCTGCGTGGTCTGTTTGAATGCATGTTTGAAGCAAATAGTATGACACGTTGGGAACCGTCCACGTAGCGCAAAAAAAGATGTCCACGTTCCCAAATCACGCCATGGCTTCCCATGAATCGGCTCCTGTACGACTCGAGCAGCAGCAACCACACTTCTCTCCGTTGAGGTGCCGCGACGAGGCAGCGAAAGAGAGTCGCGCGCCCCCCTACACCTGTCACCGTCTCTTGCTGAGCTTGCCCGGCCGTTTTCCGTCCGCCGGTGACTGATCTAGAGCTAAGGacttaaatttatttttctctttttttcttttattctcttttatttttcctccctctcttctccttttcctcCTCTATTGTCAACATTATAGAGAGAGCTTGAAGGCTCGTTCCTCTCCCGGTGGATCCGCCCATGGGTTGGTCCTCTCTCACCGCCCTTCTACGATCCACCGGTCACTCCTCTGCGATGCTGCAGCTTGCTCTACGCCCGCAACTAACTCCATTCGACCCTA includes:
- the LOC133928677 gene encoding trans-cinnamate 4-monooxygenase, which gives rise to MDLALLEKALLGLFAAAVLAIAVAKLTGKRLRLPPGPPGAPIVGNWLQVGDDLNHRNLMTMAKRFGDIFLLRMGVRNLVVVSTPELAKEVLHTQGVEFGSRTRNVVFDIFTGKGQDMVFTVYGEHWRKMRRIMTVPFFTNKVVAQNRAGWEEEARLVVEDVKRSPAAATEGVVIRRRLQLMMYNDMFRIMFDRRFESEEDPLFTKLKALNAERSRLSQSFEYNYGDFIPVLRPFLRGYLKRCHDLKTRRMKVFEDHFVQERKKVMAQTGEIRCAMDHILEAERKGEINHDNVLYIVENINVAAIETTLWSIEWGVAELVNHPAIQSKLRDELTSVLGAGTAVTEPDLERLPYLQAVVKETLRLRMAIPLLVPHMNLNDGKLVGYDIPAESKILVNAWFLANDPKRWVQPDEFRPERFLEEEKAVEAHGNDFRFVPFGVGRRSCPGIILALPIIGITLGRLVQNFQLLPPPGQAKIDTTEKPGQFSNQIAKHATVVCKPLEA